One stretch of Miscanthus floridulus cultivar M001 chromosome 18, ASM1932011v1, whole genome shotgun sequence DNA includes these proteins:
- the LOC136523607 gene encoding wall-associated receptor kinase-like 14, translated as MQVSAAALLQLLHAAAAGNGSCARSCGGLTVQYPFGFSPGCEIPLGCDDQANSTAWVGGARELGLLVHNVTARAVVLSLPQDCSRGLNASIQELFSKSYAPGSQNALVMSACSPASPSHTSNCSDGDRMHRARVWAASYWDAPAPAPGLLLGVMELEWWVVGETCRCSRHATCTLVTTPIAGQRAFRCECPEGYDGDGFADGTGCRRGQ; from the exons ATGCAGGTCTCGGCGGCGGCACTGCTGCAGCTGCTGCATGCGGCAGCCGCGGGCAACGGCAGCTGCGCGCGGAGCTGCGGGGGCTTGACGGTGCAGTACCCGTTCGGCTTCTCCCCCGGCTGCGAGATACCGCTCGGGTGCGACGACCAGGCGAACAGCACCGCGTGGGTCGGCGGCGCGCGCGAGCTCGGCCTGCTGGTGCACAACGTCACGGCGCGCGCCGTCGTCCTCTCCCTGCCCCAGGACTGCTCCCGCGGACTCAACGCTTCCATCCAGGAGCTCTTCTCGAAGAGCTACGCGCCTGGCTCGCAGAACGCGCTCGTCATGAGCGCGTGCAGCCCCGCCTCGCCGTCGCATACCAGCAACTGCAGCGACGGCGACAG AATGCACCGGGCTCGTGTGTGGGCGGCGAGCTACTGggacgcgccggcgccggcgccggggctGCTGCTGGGCGTGATGGAACTGGAGTGGTGGGTGGTGGGCGAGACGTGCCGCTGCTCGCGCCACGCCACCTGCACCCTGGTCACTACGCCGATCGCTGGGCAACGGGCGTTCCGGTGCGAGTGCCCCGAGGGGTACGACGGCGACGGCTTCGCCGACGGCACCGGTTGCCGGAGAGGTCAGTGA